A stretch of Henckelia pumila isolate YLH828 chromosome 4, ASM3356847v2, whole genome shotgun sequence DNA encodes these proteins:
- the LOC140861905 gene encoding agamous-like MADS-box protein AGL5 translates to MELISKEKSRNLTFKKRKEGLVKKIHQLTVLCDIDACMIIYGSGQEKGFIEPEIWPENTDEIRRMIALYKSKKKDSIKISGLSDFFQDRAKKIEDELSKLRKKNMEAKYPTWIDFLNGFTEVQLREFAANLRVKMEDLRSRINNLKKSREVLDVKYFTDFGRTNIPFQNVQSFYNPGMIQRGNIGIFDVLNQQEISSALHIPSLDHNQELHSMNQNSMMMPMSNYDEYHNVHFGDNASTSGNISFQHQGFYEPAALDPMTYYSPSSLPRFYTPPAQYMVSRVLPEQIPETMPPLPGFF, encoded by the coding sequence ATGGAATTAATAAGCAAGGAAAAATCAAGAAACTTGACTTTCAAGAAACGCAAAGAGGGTTTGGTGAAAAAAATACATCAGTTGACCGTTCTCTGCGATATTGACGCATGCATGATAATCTACGGTTCGGGACAAGAAAAGGGTTTCATCGAGCCCGAAATATGGCCCGAAAACACTGATGAAATTCGACGTATGATTGCCCTTTACAAATCCAAGAAAAAGGATTCAATCAAGATTTCTGGCTTGTCCGATTTCTTCCAAGACAGGGCGAAAAAGATCGAGGACGAGCTTTCGAAACTTCGAAAAAAGAACATGGAAGCAAAGTATCCCACTTGGATTGATTTCTTGAATGGTTTTACAGAAGTGCAGTTGAGAGAATTTGCAGCAAACTTGAGGGTTAAAATGGAGGACCTTAGGTCAAGAATTAACAATCTGAAGAAAAGCAGAGAGGTTTTGGATGTGAAATATTTCACTGATTTTGGGAGAACAAATATTCCATTCCAAAACGTCCAAAGTTTTTACAATCCAGGGATGATTCAAAGAGGGAATATTGGAATATTTGATGTTCTAAACCAGCAAGAAATTTCCTCAGCGTTACATATCCCTAGTTTGGATCATAATCAAGAATTGCATTCGATGAACCAGAACTCAATGATGATGCCTATGTCGAATTATGATGAATATCATAATGTGCATTTCGGGGATAATGCATCAACCAGTGGGAATATTTCGTTTCAGCATCAAGGTTTCTATGAGCCAGCAGCATTGGATCCTATGACATATTACAGCCCAAGTTCGTTGCCGCGATTTTACACACCGCCGGCACAATATATGGTGTCGAGGGTGCTGCCGGAGCAAATTCCGGAGACAATGCCTCCGCTGCCAGGTTTTTTTTAG
- the LOC140867038 gene encoding protein NRT1/ PTR FAMILY 8.1-like, translating to MDVIMESDRFPKEEILESSTLVSNGCVNHKGVIADKLKTGGWKASPFIIVSEVAERFAFFAIGVNMVAYLVGEMHQPLPVAATHVTNWAGAAYVLTLFGAFVADAYLGRFLTIVVFSGIYAVGMVMLTLSGSMHSLRPPPCTSKPCIPASNSQTSFLYCALSLIALGTGGIKPCVSSFGADQFDESDEKEALKKYAFFNWFFFAINMGALFGITILVYLQVELGWSWGFGIPTVAMISSIFMLGAGYFKYRYQKPMGSAFTRFLQVTVASGRNLAKGVDVGKGGDCLYEVETKESDIFGARKLSHTPQYRYLDAAAVVTDPRCNTKNRWKLCTVTQVEEFKSFIRILPVWASTIALPISFAQLSTFFIGQARIMDRKLGPNFEIPSGSIPVFSAINALILIPLYEKFVVPFLRAKTGHPRGITSLQRMGIGLIASIFAMAFAAMVEKARREEDSGHQIPGPMSVFWLFPQCFLIGTAEVFTYVGQLEFFYDEATDGTRSISSALFLCEIGIGSWLSSAIVNIIERVQKGWLRDDLNKSRLEYLYWILAGLNGVNFLVFLWVAWRYKGRTHILIITGN from the exons ATGGACGTGATTATGGAATCCGACAGGTTCCCCAAG GAAGAAATATTGGAATCTTCAACTCTGGTTTCCAATGGCTGCGTTAATCATAAAGGGGTGATAGCAGATAAACTGAAAACTGGAGGGTGGAAAGCCTCCCCTTTCATCAtag TGAGTGAGGTGGCAGAGAGGTTTGCATTCTTCGCAATAGGAGTGAACATGGTGGCATATCTGGTGGGGGAAATGCATCAGCCACTGCCGGTGGCCGCCACTCATGTCACCAATTGGGCTGGCGCAGCCTATGTTCTTACTTTGTTTGGAGCTTTTGTTGCTGATGCGTATTTGGGAAGGTTTCTCACCATTGTCGTCTTTTCGGGTATATATGCAGTG GGAATGGTGATGCTAACCCTTTCAGGATCCATGCACAGCTTGAGGCCCCCTCCGTGCACCAGCAAGCCCTGCATCCCGGCCTCAAATTCGCAAACATCCTTCCTTTACTGCGCCCTTTCCCTCATAGCCCTCGGCACCGGCGGAATCAAGCCTTGCGTGTCCTCGTTCGGAGCGGACCAATTCGACGAATCTGATGAGAAAGAAGCCCTGAAAAAATACGCCTTTTTTAACTGGTTTTTCTTTGCCATAAACATGGGAGCCCTTTTCGGCATTACCATTTTGGTTTACTTGCAAGTCGAACTAGGATGGAGTTGGGGATTTGGGATCCCAACTGTGGCCATGATTAGTTCTATTTTCATGTTGGGTGCTGGATATTTCAAGTATCGGTATCAGAAGCCCATGGGGAGTGCGTTTACGAGGTTTCTTCAAGTGACGGTGGCTTCAGGGAGGAATCTTGCCAAAGGGGTCGATGTTGGGAAAGGAGGTGATTGTTTGTACGAGGTTGAGACCAAGGAATCCGATATTTTTGGTGCTAGGAAGCTCTCACACACTCCACAATACAG ATATCTGGATGCAGCAGCTGTTGTTACGGATCCTCGTTGCAATACCAAGAATCGATGGAAACTCTGCACAGTTACGCAAGTAGAAGaattcaaatccttcatcaGAATCCTCCCTGTTTGGGCTTCAACCATAGCTCTCCCCATCTCCTTCGCCCAGCTCTCCACATTCTTCATCGGGCAGGCAAGAATCATGGACCGAAAACTTGGCCCCAATTTCGAAATCCCATCAGGGTCCATCCCCGTTTTCAGCGCAATCAATGCTCTAATCTTGATACCACTCTACGAGAAATTCGTGGTCCCATTTCTCCGCGCAAAAACAGGGCATCCTCGTGGGATCACCTCTCTGCAAAGAATGGGTATCGGCCTCATAGCATCCATCTTCGCCATGGCATTCGCCGCAATGGTGGAAAAAGCACGGAGAGAAGAAGACTCCGGCCACCAAATACCCGGGCCGATGAGCGTTTTCTGGCTGTTCCCTCAGTGTTTTCTCATCGGCACGGCAGAGGTGTTCACATACGTGGGGCAGCTGGAGTTTTTCTACGACGAGGCGACGGATGGGACGAGAAGCATCAGCAGCGCTTTGTTTCTGTGCGAAATCGGGATCGGTAGTTGGCTTAGCAGCGCCATTGTGAATATAATTGAAAGAGTGCAGAAGGGGTGGCTGCGGGATGATCTGAACAAGAGTCGGCTGGAGTACTTGTACTGGATATTGGCGGGGTTGAATGGGGTCAATTTCTTGGTGTTTTTGTGGGTTGCATGGAGGTATAAAGGCAGGACTCATATCCTGATCATTACAGGAAATTAA